In Elusimicrobia bacterium HGW-Elusimicrobia-1, the following proteins share a genomic window:
- a CDS encoding motility protein A (Homolog of MotA, appears to be involved in motility on surfaces and under different ionic conditions. With MotS (a MotB homolog) forms the ion channels that couple flagellar rotation to proton/sodium motive force across the membrane and forms the stator elements of the rotary flagellar machine.), whose translation MDITTLIGAVAGLFIIALGIMLRGGGLDIRQFILFINIPSMMITFGGTICATLINYPLKQFLGVWNIARKVMMEPAENTTGIISQFVSLAQKAKREGFLSLESDIKKIDNDFMKRGVQLVVDGQDAEFIRGLLETEVAFVQERHKVGQEIFIALGTYAPAFGLIGTVIGLILMLANLQDQSQIASGMAVALLTTFYGAMAAYLLFNPIAGKLKRRSEEEVLVKQVIIRGVLLLQSGTTPSIIEGNLQAYLEPRLRKIASARERAAAGA comes from the coding sequence GTGGACATAACTACATTAATCGGAGCCGTCGCCGGACTTTTTATCATCGCATTGGGAATAATGCTCAGAGGCGGCGGACTCGACATAAGGCAATTCATTCTTTTTATCAACATTCCGTCGATGATGATTACTTTCGGCGGAACCATTTGCGCCACGCTCATTAACTATCCGCTCAAGCAGTTTCTGGGCGTCTGGAATATCGCCCGCAAAGTCATGATGGAGCCCGCCGAGAATACCACGGGCATAATATCGCAGTTCGTTTCGCTCGCGCAGAAAGCCAAGCGCGAGGGATTCCTTTCGCTTGAATCGGACATAAAAAAAATAGACAACGATTTTATGAAACGCGGAGTGCAGCTTGTCGTCGACGGACAGGACGCCGAGTTCATCCGCGGACTTCTTGAAACGGAAGTGGCATTCGTGCAGGAGCGCCATAAGGTCGGTCAGGAAATATTCATAGCTCTGGGCACATACGCGCCGGCTTTCGGACTTATAGGAACGGTCATAGGTCTTATACTGATGCTTGCAAACCTTCAGGACCAGTCCCAGATTGCATCGGGTATGGCCGTGGCTCTTTTGACGACTTTTTACGGCGCTATGGCGGCGTATCTGCTGTTTAACCCCATCGCCGGAAAACTAAAAAGGCGCAGCGAGGAAGAGGTTCTGGTAAAACAGGTTATTATACGCGGAGTTTTGCTGCTTCAGTCCGGCACGACCCCCTCAATTATCGAGGGTAATTTGCAGGCGT
- a CDS encoding flagellar protein, whose translation MIILHRLNGQAVTINAELIESVESMPDTKVVLISNNQYLVKESPTEIVEKVVEYKRKITGNPPVPPL comes from the coding sequence ATGATAATTCTTCACAGGTTGAACGGACAAGCGGTTACGATTAACGCGGAACTGATAGAATCGGTGGAGTCGATGCCCGACACAAAGGTCGTTTTAATTTCCAATAATCAGTATCTCGTCAAAGAATCTCCGACGGAAATCGTCGAGAAAGTGGTAGAATACAAAAGAAAGATAACGGGAAATCCACCTGTGCCCCCTTTGTAA